The region AGCCTCCTCGCATAACAATCCAAAACAGGACAGCGACGTCAGCACTGCGTCCAAATCTACGCTCCACAGGTACATAAAGAAAACCACCTCCATCTTTATGTGAGCCTGTTTACAAATGGCAATCTGACTGCCCACATGGGCGTAATCCTTGTGTCGCTGGAGGAACGTATTCCGGCAGATCAAGATCTCGCGCAGCCACTTTAAGACATCCGTGTAGTTGGCTATTTGGTGCTGGATGAGCTTTTGCGAAATGGAGAACAGCACCTGGGAGCTGACGTCCCAGAACGTGTTGATGGGAGCCTCTGGATTCCAAACCTCTATTTTCTCCGGGGCGTGCAGAGCGAGCAGCGCCTCCATAGCCTCTTGGGCCACATCGGGCATGGTGGTTTGATGCACCAAACTTACCAGGCCGTTAATCAGCTCCAGCGTGGAGCTCTGCACTTCATGGGCCACTTTTCCTTGTGTCTGAAAGGAATACGTGAACTAGACGGTTTTATTGATAAGTTGATTTAAACTCACATTCAACAAAAGCGTGGGATCGGCATGAATCAAACGCACGAGCAGCAACAATAGCATTTTGTGGGCGGGTCCCTCTTCAGCCCGGGTCAAACCCTTCTGCGTATCCTTCGATTTGAGCGTCAGAGAGGTAATATAGCGGAGTGGGGTGTGTGCTATATATCCTTGCGTAGCCTTGTTAAGAGTATCCGTGAACAGAGCCCTTAGCTCAGCAGATCGGTAATGAACCACATCCGTCTGTGGCCACCAGGACAATCTGGGTTGGTTGACGATCCGGAAGGGATTCTTGTTCTGCAGCCGAAAGTCCACAAAAATGTGAGCCAAcctaaattaaataacaaagatTAGTATAGGTGACATAATAGAGTAATACTGAAATTAATTACCTTAGCAGAGAGCAAACAATGACAAAGTGATAGGCCTGCGGCGACGACAAGTTCAGGCAAACCTTCAGCGCCTCGATGTTGTGGGGATTTATCCGGAAACACGACACCCAGCAGTCAATCATCAGCTCGATGTCCGCAAAGTTATAGCCCTGTCCGCGGGAGAAGGGCTTGGCCGGATTGAAGAGCAGTGCCTTGAGATCATTGATGAAGAACTGCACCAGCTTGAAGACCACATTGTTGGAGTCTGTGTTGTTGATGTAGGTGGATGCCTTGCAGAGCTTCACACAGGCAATGGCTGAGGATTCGGTGACCTGTTTGGATGGCGAGTGCTGGCCCAGTCCCCGCTTGATGCTTTCGATGAACTGCTTGGCCGAAAAGTCCTTGTCGCGGGAGGTGGATTGACCCGACTTCGATGCCatcttctccttctccttttctTTCTCCTTCTCCGACTGCTGCAGCTCGTTGACAACGGCCTCGAGGCAGGAGGGATTCAGTATTAGCAAGAGCATTTGGAGCGGCCAGACAAGGGTCTTGCTCTTCTTGTTTTCGGTTTTGAAGTACTCCACAAAGTCCATCAGTGGCTCCCAGCAGCTAAAAGATAACATATTAATATCATTTTAGTATTAGTCATTTTGTAGTTTGGACTTACGTGGATATATCTCGATTGGTGCCGCGTTGCAGGTCCTGAAACTCTTGTGGGTGGTACTCGATCCAGTTCCAAATAGCCTTCTCCAGTGAGTAGAGCAAAATCAAAGGAGGCGCCCGCTTGGACCGAAACTTAGTGATGGTTTCTACAAGTATTAATGTAATAATAGCCATTTCTTTCATAGACTGAGTTAGTTTTTCCACCTTGCAGCAGCTTGGTCAACTTGATCATATCCATGTCGATGTGTTGAATCAATTCGATGTCGTTGTAGTCTGGATTCTCCTCCGAACAGGACGTCAGCTCCTGGATCCTGGCCGAGATGCGGTTGAACACCGCCGAGAAGTGGTTCTGCGACAGGGCAAAGAGCACTTTGGATGCCAGGGCCTTGAGCTGGGCAGCATTCGGATTACTGTCGCTCTGGACGTCCACAAACTGGGAGATCTCGCGCAGCAGTAGCTTCACGTTCATGGCCTCCTCGAAGCGGGCGGTGTCCTTGGTCTGGTTGGTCAGACAGCGCTCCAGGGTGGTCAGTATGATGACCAGCGATTCGAAGTAGCAACGCTCAGGCTCATGGCGGTTTTGAAGGGCCTGCAGGGGAAGTGTTGTATTAGCTAGAGGATTTATGAAGAAATCATTTATATAAAGATAGGAAAAAAGGGGAGGGGAAGTTCCCATAATCCCGCCTTGAAGTAGGCAACCTTTTTGTAAAGTATGATGGTTCCTGGTTTCTTATGGAGCATATTTTTGGAGTACTCACCGCCTCATTGACCCTCTGCAGCATTTTGGTGAGGCCCGAGATGACCAGGGAGAAGCGGTAGCGCGATATGTGGATCAGGCAGGCCACCAGCTGGTCCTGGCTCATCCTGGCCTGCGTGCCATAGGCTCCGATCCGGTTCGGCAGCTGCAAGTAGCAACCATTGAGTGAGTAAATCCACTTCATTCATGCGGAATTccatgttattgttattgttgctgtcTCGCTCCCCCACGCCTTTGATTGAGACCTCACACACTCAGGGCGCGTGAGGCACCAACACACGGAAGGGGTGTGCATGTATGGGGGAGCAAGAGGCAGAGCAGCAGGTACATTTTTTCGCCTGGGAAAACGCAACTGCGGAAAAGCGCTCGGAAAACACTTGCCTGATCCTCGAAACGGGCCAAAAGGGCACTGGCCCACTCGCCTGGCTTCTGGGTCATCTTGTTGTGGTCTTTTCACGGTTATTTATGCGTTTTTTACTGCATTCTTGTGGTCGAAAAGTGTGGCGTTTGTTGGTGCAGCTGGGGGCGGGGCAAGGCGTTGAGGGCCATGTTTTTGATGTTATTAATCCTTTCAGTGGCTTTTTCTTGTCCCTGAGATGTCCACTGTCTGCTTTTCACGCCTTTTAAAAAGCCTTTTCCCGCACAACTCCGTTATTTTCACCGTCCAGTCCAGTTTTCCGAGCAAAATAGTGATGCAGGGAAAAAATACCAGGCCCACTTGGAAAATATACCACAAAAATAATGAGGGTATTCAGGCATTTTTAGAATACCTCTTCatcaataattttctttttgaatttgttattaaacattttgatcttccaaattttgttttttaagcagaaaaattttcttttacaacgcaattaatttttttattgtttgacatttttttGCTAGAGATGGGCGTTTGGCCAATATTCCGTTAAGTATAGGTTCGTGCTTAGGGTGACCATGAAACTATTGTCAAGTGCGCGCGTTTTTCAAATCGCGcgttttctaaattttaaaaaggtttgtTTTGGGTGGAGCTTTCTCGCAGTTTAGAAAATATGatctaaataaataaccaaGCAAAACACAAATGCGTTTCAGTAATTATTATTAGTTTATTTAATGTTGTTGTTAATGCATTACAAATAATCAATATTGAATATTTCAGATGGTTTTCCTCTGTCGTAGCTTGGGTTCTTGTGTCTCGTGTGCTTGGTGGACTCTGTGCAAATTATACATACTTTCCAGCAAtacttaatattattaatgtttcAGCATTTCGAGCAGTAGTAGGTTCAAATCGAGTTCTATCTGTTGTGATTTAGTGTTGCGTCCAACGCTAgttaatatttattcaattgtTCTATTATTTTACGGTATAAAGTTAGTTTAGCTAGCTAAAAAACACATGTACAGTCGCGtataggtatatatataatttattttattgaaaatgtttgcgttatttttcaaataaccGTTCTTAAGtgacaaaaaatttaagtttaggcaTAGGCTTATGTTACAATCGTGTTTATTGGCCGTTTTTGGGAAGTGAGTTGGTTACTTCTTCTAATCGAGGAAACTGAAATGGTGCTCTTAAACAGGATGAAAATATaagacttttaaaaattgttcgTGAGCTTCTTAAACAGTTTTGTGTATAATCTTTTGATTTACTTTGCATATGTACGGTTTTGTCGTAGATTTAAATGCAGTTATTGATATTCGTAGGTTAGAGGGCTCTATTAACTTGGTAGCGTTGAGTGTATATATGATTTTCCTATATTTCTTTGTTCTTGCTGTAAAccttgtattttttatttactcatGTATAAGTGgtatattttgtttctgttttgatGGACGTTTGATGATTATTTGCTTCGAAATCATAGCTTAAGGTGCTTGAAACTTAGACTGACAGTAGCGCAAGATACAAAATGATGCTCGTTGTAAATAGAATATGCTCGTATAACTAGTAAGATTTGTATTTAGCTTGCGTTGTATCGTTATCgcattcgattcgattcggtCTTACAGCTATGTTTTCCCTTGAAATTGGATTTCAATGCAGTGCGATCCTGCGTTCGCGTCCTTGAGCAGGCCTGCTAACAATAAATTAGTGCTGGGTCGCAGAACGGGGCTTCCCCGCCGCGATTCGCCAGCCGACTAGAGTAATAGACTAAATTTAACAATTCCTTTGGGGGCATCAGATCAGAGACTACAGCTAGGGAATGAATTTTCGTTTCAGAGCGGGGACTCAAACGGGCTTACTATGCAAGTTGATAAAAAAAGGATcaagtgttttattttaaatattttataaagaagGTCACACTGGTTTCCAAAAAATTAGCAGTGTGGCCTTGCAATTTTAAATGACGTCTAAATTAGGATGATTTTGATTCAAAAACTTAAACTGGATTGGATATTTAAGACAAAAGTAAGTTACGTTCTGAATCCCCTTTTGAGAGTGTAGTGTGCTTAGATGGTCCACACCTGGACCTTTTCGGCCACCACACACCAGCTGGCCCGCTCGTAGTAGGAGCTAACGATGTGCAGACTGGCCACATGGTGGTTGATCAGTGCGTCCAGCTCGCCCTCGCGGAACACATGATAGTAGCGGTGGTGGGTACTGGCTCCTCCCTGCGAGGGGCTGTCCAGGGAGTTGGTGGAGCTGTTTGAGTGCTCCAGCGATTCGTTGGAGGGTCGCTGTTGGAGATTAGCTGGTTGGTTGGGCTCCttctgtggctgctgctgctgggaggCCGTCTGTGGTTGGACCTTCAGCGCCGCCATGTTACGCCTGCGTTGGCCATAGTCCGCCATTCCCTCGCCCAACTGATCTCCACCTCGGGCCTCCAGAGCCTCAGCCTCGGCATCCTCGTCATgttcctcctgctcctcctcctcgggtATGAcatcgtcctcgtcctcctcccgCACATCACTGTCTCCATCGTCCTGGAGAAGGTAGGCTGTCTCCGGATTCAGCTGATAGTGTCGATTCCTCTTGTAGTTGAACTTGGAGATCTTGCAGTGCTCATAGACGCCCAGGGAGTAGCTGGACTcgttctcctcctcctcctcttcctcgcCATCCTCCTCCTGGATGGTGAAGCTGCGGGTCTGCGAGGATAGTGATGAGGTAGAGGAGCTCACTGGGGATTGCTGGAGACTCGGTTGCGTGGATAGATTGGCCAACATCAGGCGACGCTCCCTGAGCTCATCCCGGAATGCACTCAGATCGCCATTGGAACGCTTCTTGCCGCCGCCCAGGAACTCGGAGAGATCGCCCATTCCAATCCCGTCCAGATATCGACACTCGGTGCGATTGCTCTTGTCCTCCAGTTCCCGCTGCAGTTGGGCAGTCAGTTGCTCGGCGAATTCCGCACAATCCTGCTTCTGGGTTGCTTCTCTCTTCTCCGGAAGAAGTGTGGCACTATCTGCATTCAGGATTATATCATCCTCGGCCTGCGATCGGGAGCTATTGATCTGGAGCTCTCCCTTGTGATACTGCTCCTGCTGTATGCTGATCAACTGGGCTAGACTGGGCTCACCTTCGTCCTGGGAAGCGGAATTCGAGTTGGCGGAGGCACCTCCTCCTTCGTCGCTTCCAGAAGGCACCTTGGCCGATCTTGGAGCACTGATCACACTGTCAATGGAGTCAGGAGAGGAGGGTTCACTGGAATCGCTGTCCAGGTCATCGGTGGCCGGATTGAAGAGCTCCAGGGAGAGCAGCTTGGTGGCCAGCGAGGTGGAGGATGCCGAGGTGGACACCCCAGAACCTGAGGCTCTCCTCACGATCGGAAAACTCTGGCGTTGCAGCTGCAGGGATTGCTGTTTCCGGAACTTGGGAATGGGTGGCAAGTCACGAATGGCCTGGCGGGTGATCCGGCGTACCGGAGGCGACTCCTTGAGCGGTTCCCTCGGCTGCTCCTTCACCGGCTCCCTTTTGGGTGGTTCCATCTGCTGCTCCTTCTGCTGCTCCTTTTGCTGCTTGATGTGCGCCTCATCGAAGCTGAAACGAGCTGGCTTCGAGGGAGGAGTCAAGATGGCCATGGCGGCGGAGACAGCCGACGTGGACTGCGGCGGAGATGTCACCGTGCCCTGGATGGCAGCCGGGGAGTGGGCCGGAGTGGGTGGGCAGGGCATGATCAGGGGCGACGTTGGCACTGAGTGGGTGGGCGGCAGTCGAGAGCCGGGATTCCCCGAACCCTGATCCCTTCCAGCGGCTCCCTGGGCCCTCTGGCCATTACTCGATGAGGAGTTGCTGGAACTGGAGTTGGAGttctggtgctgctgctggtagttcaactgctgctggtgctgctccGGCTTGGGTATGAAGATGACCGACGCAAAGCTGTCTTCCGACTCGATACTGGTGTCCGATTGCAGGCTGCTGTCTTTGGAGGAGTCCGACCCCGACTCCCGGGAATGCCTTCTGGCCTTGTCTCCCTGCCCGCCGTCCGCGCAGGCCGGGCACTCCTGCTGGTACTGGCTGCAGTGGCACAGGTTGCCCATGGTGCACTCCACGCTGCTGCAGTACGTCACGGGTCCCGAGGACGTGGAGGATGAGGGCAGTATCAAGTGGGACAGATGATGCACGggatggtggtggtggtgatggtggtgcTGATGGGCCACCGTCGCTCCTGCCACTCCAGCCTGCTTATTGTTGTTATTCAGCGTGGGGTTCTTGTTGTCCACTTGAGTGGTACTCTGGGCAGGATTGGGTTGCGCTTGCGGGACACTTTTGATGTTCTGGATCAGTTTGCTTATCCCTGTCTTGGTCACCCTCTCCAGGCTGCCCGTGGAGCTCTTGATTTTCGTGGTGAAGCCCTCGCGGATCACCTGTAATCTCTTGGAGAACAAAGCCGATCTGCAGAGGAAGGCTTCGTTGAGCGAGGTCTGCTTCTGGATGCGCTTGCGCACCCGCTCCTTCTCCCTCAGTCGATTGCAGGCCATCAGATCCTCGTTCAAAGAGCTCTGTTTGCGCAGGAAGGTGGGTGCACCCGATCCAGATCCTCCCGTTGCTACTCCTCCTCCCTCGACAGATTCTCccaaagggggcgtggccgtcGATGAGGCATGCTGATGGAAATTCCCAGCATAGCAGCCGCTTCTCGTGTACAAACTACTGCTCACGACGCCATTGGAACCATTCAGGCTGCTCACCATCTGGAAGGACTCGGAGGTGGGAGGCGTGGCGGCGCCGACGGCGTCATCATCGCACAGGGATTGCTTCTGCTTGATGAGCTTGGGCCGCCGGCTCAACGTGTTCCCAGCACTGGCCGTGGCCGTGGGCGAATGTCTTCCATTCAGCTGGAGTTGCAACTGGAGTTGCTGTGCCTCCGGCGCATTGAGTAAAAGGGCAGCTGCACTGGCCTTGGATTCGCCCGGGATCAGAGGACCTCCCAGGCTGGGCACACTAGATCTCGAGCGGACAATCTGGCGGGGGGGAGGCTGCAGGATGCTGCCCAAGCTGCGGGACTTGAGGCCAGCCGATAGGGGAGGATCGGGAAAGTCCTCGAAGTCCTCCAGGCGTCGCAGCTCGATAGGCAGATCCTTGGCGTCCTCGTAGTCCAAACTACTGTCGTTCTTGGTGTCCTTCGAGGACCAGGAGTCCATGAACCAGGCATGCCTTCGTCCACGAGCCAGTTTCTAAagattcaaaataaaatataagtaaataaCTGAACCTTTAACTGGGATAACGTCCTTTTAATACCTGAATGGCCCTGCGAACGAAGCTGTAGCAGGACTCCCCCGGCGAGGACGAACTCAGGCTGGAACTATCCCCATCTCCTGCCGATCGACTGGAGTTCGTGGAGTCCTCGGTGTAGGCGTGGTAGGGCGGCTGGAAGTTGTCGTCGTCCTCCTCATCCGAGTAGGAGTAGTTCCGGTTCTTTGGCGGCTGCCAGGGTATCAGCACATCCTGCGACTCGAAGCGCCGATGCCGCTGTTCCAGTGCCCACACGGTGATCACCACACGGCCGCCAATCCTCAGGATCCTGGCTAGCTCCCGCAGAGCCTGAACCCGCCGCTCCGTGGTGGCGAAGTGGTGCACCACTGCCAGCGACAACACCGCATCGAAACTGTCATCCCGGAAAGGCAGCTCCAGATTGTCGCAAAGGGCCACCTggataaaaaatcataaacaggatttttattttactttgtactttaattaaacaTAATTTGCATTAATACCTCAAATAGctataactaaaataaatctGAGATAATTATGTTTTCCtcttaaattgaaaaacttgATTGATTTACGGGCTTAATGATTTCCCCA is a window of Drosophila biarmipes strain raj3 chromosome 3R, RU_DBia_V1.1, whole genome shotgun sequence DNA encoding:
- the LOC108025394 gene encoding uncharacterized protein LOC108025394 produces the protein MLSAELASSTALLNASYQRSNGPTKDEVCPSTTYDKCRTTTGATSGAAATLATAAATMTKQLTTATATNAASGIGQAGDLAPTVVSPTAATTLETGSPGGGAAGGTSSPVSETTKTAAPPQPTEAKPSSSDASGRSAALERAYVHDVYEHCEEPTGPVRPRMAHFLSGLDPGSVVCDVGCGSGRYLTQCNPAICTIGVERCYRLSKVAHEKGGEVALCDNLELPFRDDSFDAVLSLAVVHHFATTERRVQALRELARILRIGGRVVITVWALEQRHRRFESQDVLIPWQPPKNRNYSYSDEEDDDNFQPPYHAYTEDSTNSSRSAGDGDSSSLSSSSPGESCYSFVRRAIQKLARGRRHAWFMDSWSSKDTKNDSSLDYEDAKDLPIELRRLEDFEDFPDPPLSAGLKSRSLGSILQPPPRQIVRSRSSVPSLGGPLIPGESKASAAALLLNAPEAQQLQLQLQLNGRHSPTATASAGNTLSRRPKLIKQKQSLCDDDAVGAATPPTSESFQMVSSLNGSNGVVSSSLYTRSGCYAGNFHQHASSTATPPLGESVEGGGVATGGSGSGAPTFLRKQSSLNEDLMACNRLREKERVRKRIQKQTSLNEAFLCRSALFSKRLQVIREGFTTKIKSSTGSLERVTKTGISKLIQNIKSVPQAQPNPAQSTTQVDNKNPTLNNNNKQAGVAGATVAHQHHHHHHHHPVHHLSHLILPSSSTSSGPVTYCSSVECTMGNLCHCSQYQQECPACADGGQGDKARRHSRESGSDSSKDSSLQSDTSIESEDSFASVIFIPKPEQHQQQLNYQQQHQNSNSSSSNSSSSNGQRAQGAAGRDQGSGNPGSRLPPTHSVPTSPLIMPCPPTPAHSPAAIQGTVTSPPQSTSAVSAAMAILTPPSKPARFSFDEAHIKQQKEQQKEQQMEPPKREPVKEQPREPLKESPPVRRITRQAIRDLPPIPKFRKQQSLQLQRQSFPIVRRASGSGVSTSASSTSLATKLLSLELFNPATDDLDSDSSEPSSPDSIDSVISAPRSAKVPSGSDEGGGASANSNSASQDEGEPSLAQLISIQQEQYHKGELQINSSRSQAEDDIILNADSATLLPEKREATQKQDCAEFAEQLTAQLQRELEDKSNRTECRYLDGIGMGDLSEFLGGGKKRSNGDLSAFRDELRERRLMLANLSTQPSLQQSPVSSSTSSLSSQTRSFTIQEEDGEEEEEEENESSYSLGVYEHCKISKFNYKRNRHYQLNPETAYLLQDDGDSDVREEDEDDVIPEEEEQEEHDEDAEAEALEARGGDQLGEGMADYGQRRRNMAALKVQPQTASQQQQPQKEPNQPANLQQRPSNESLEHSNSSTNSLDSPSQGGASTHHRYYHVFREGELDALINHHVASLHIVSSYYERASWCVVAEKVQVWTI